The following are from one region of the Rhinoraja longicauda isolate Sanriku21f chromosome 3, sRhiLon1.1, whole genome shotgun sequence genome:
- the slc75a1 gene encoding major facilitator superfamily domain-containing protein 10 codes for MERREQSGERMDAQSRSGGHDGGPDGSSRVISIVFLMLLIDLLGFTLILPLLPSILDYYGKTDQDGVYRWLQHSVEWFAHVIGVPSVRKYNTVLFGGLIGSIFSLLQFLTAPVTGAASDYFGRRRLMMVTTVGLIVSYMLWALSRNFGIFLLSRVVGGISKGNVSLSTAIIADLPSPQARSKGMAMIGVAFSLGFTIGPMIGAFLGSRAGEDEAFYVQPALLAMAFVVSDLLFIFFFLPETLPPENRVTSIGNTFQSAVHLLSPVALFQFSAIQQRRDSPSPEGMRVLKVLGLVYFLYLFLFSGLEYTLSFLTHQRFHFDSMQQGKMFFFVGITMALVQGGYARRIRPGDEVKAVRRAICLLIPGFLIIGWASSVVFLYIGLLFYSCAAAVVIPCLSTLVAGYGAANQKGTLMGILRSLGALARALGPTLAATVYWLGGAEVCFTVAAAAFLLPIAIISIPKAQKAE; via the exons ATGGAGAGGAGAGAGCAAAGTGGAGAACGCATGGATGCCCAGAGCAGGTCTGGAGGTCATGATGGAGGTCCTGATGGTTCCTCGCGGGTCATCAGCATCGTTTTCCTGATGCTCCTCATCGATTTGCTTGGGTTTACCCTGATCCTGCCACTCCTGCCTTCCATTTTGGACTACTATGGAAAGACTGACCAG GATGGTGTTTATCGATGGCTGCAACACTCCGTGGAATGGTTTGCTCATGTGATTGGAGTccccagtgtaagaaaatataaCACCGTCCTCTTTGGGG GGCTCATTGGATCCATCTTCTCATTGCTGCAGTTCCTCACGGCTCCAGTTACTGGTGCAGCCTCTGACTACTTTGGCCGCAGACGGCTGATGATGGTAACCACA gtCGGGCTCATTGTTTCTTACATGCTGTGGGCACTGTCCAGGAATTTCGGGATTTTCCTTCTGTCTCGGGTGGTGGGAGGGATCAGCAAAGGGAACGTCAGCTTGTCGACAGCCATCATCGCAGACCTGCCGTCTCCCCAGGCACGCAGCAAGGGCATG GCGATGATCGGCGTTGCTTTTTCTCTGGGCTTCACCATCGGGCCCATGATCGGGGCCTTCCTTGGATCGCGGGCCGGCGAGGACGAAGCCTTCTATGTCCAACCTGCGCTGCTGGCAATGGCGTTTGTGGTATCCGACCTCCTCTTCATCTTCTTCTTCCTCCCAGAGACCCTcccgccagagaaccgg GTCACCTCGATCGGCAACACCTTCCAGAGTGCTGTGCACCTCCTCAGCCCAGTGGCGCTGTTTCAGTTCTCTGCTATCCAACAGAGGAGAGATTCTCCCTCTCCAGAAG GAATGCGGGTTCTGAAAGTTCTTGGGCTGGTGTACTTCCTCTACCTCTTCCTGTTCTCCGGCCTGGAATACACCCTGAGCTTCCTCACCCATCAACGCTTCCACTTTGACAG TATGCAACAAGGGAAGATGTTCTTCTTTGTGGGAATCACAATGGCATTGGTCCAGGGAGGATATGCTCGGAGGATCCGACCTGGAGATGAGGTCAAGGCAGTGAGGAGG GCCATCTGTCTTCTGATCCCAGGATTTCTCATCATTGGCTGGGCCAGTTCAGTGGTGTTCCTGTACATCGGGCTCCTCTTTTACTCATGTG CTGCTGCTGTCGTCATCCCCTGCCTCTCCACTCTGGTCGCTGGATACG GTGCAGCTAATCAAAAAGGAACCCTGATGGGAATACTTCGCAGTTTGGGGGCTTTGGCCAGAGCTCTGGGACCTACGTTGGCAGCTACAG TGTACTGGCTTGGAGGTGCAGAGGTGTGCTTCACTGTAGCAGCAGCAGCCTTCCTCCTTCCTATCGCCATCATCTCAATCCCCAAGGCACAGAAAGCTGAGTGA